The proteins below are encoded in one region of Vallitalea longa:
- the pdxS gene encoding pyridoxal 5'-phosphate synthase lyase subunit PdxS produces the protein MNRNNESVINLNQMLKGGVIMDVTTPEQAVIAEKAGACAVMALERVPADIRRDGSIARMSDPKMIRGIKKAVSIPVMAKVRIGHFVEAQILEALDIDYVDESEVLSPADNIYHIDKEKFKIPFVCGARNLGEALRRIGEGASMIRTKGEAGTGDVIEAVKHMRTMTSEIKKIVSLNKGELMNASKEIGAPYNLLKYVHENGRLPVINFAAGGIATPSDAALMMQLGCDGVFVGSGIFKSGNPEKRAKSIVGAVANFNNPEMLAELSEDLGKPMSGIAVEFLKEEERLAGR, from the coding sequence ATGAATAGAAATAATGAATCAGTTATAAATCTAAATCAAATGTTAAAAGGTGGAGTTATTATGGATGTAACAACTCCCGAACAAGCTGTTATTGCTGAAAAAGCCGGAGCATGTGCAGTTATGGCTTTAGAAAGAGTACCAGCTGATATAAGACGTGATGGCTCAATTGCAAGAATGTCAGATCCTAAAATGATTAGAGGCATAAAAAAAGCTGTTTCGATACCTGTAATGGCGAAGGTAAGAATAGGTCATTTTGTAGAAGCTCAGATTCTTGAGGCTCTAGATATTGATTATGTTGATGAGAGTGAAGTTTTGTCACCAGCAGATAATATCTATCATATTGATAAAGAGAAATTCAAAATTCCTTTTGTTTGTGGAGCAAGAAATCTAGGTGAAGCGTTAAGAAGAATCGGCGAAGGAGCATCCATGATCAGAACAAAAGGAGAGGCAGGTACTGGAGATGTTATTGAAGCAGTTAAGCATATGCGTACAATGACATCAGAAATCAAAAAAATAGTATCATTAAATAAAGGTGAACTCATGAATGCATCAAAAGAAATTGGAGCACCTTACAATCTATTGAAATATGTACATGAGAATGGAAGACTTCCAGTGATAAATTTTGCAGCAGGAGGAATAGCTACGCCATCTGATGCTGCATTAATGATGCAATTAGGATGTGACGGTGTTTTTGTTGGATCGGGAATATTCAAATCAGGTAATCCTGAAAAAAGAGCTAAATCCATTGTTGGTGCTGTAGCTAATTTTAACAATCCTGAAATGTTAGCAGAGCTTTCCGAAGATTTAGGAAAACCAATGAGCGGAATCGCAGTTGAGTTTTTAAAAGAAGAAGAAAGGTTAGCTGGCAGATGA
- a CDS encoding ABC transporter ATP-binding protein, producing MASLSLKNIKKVYGQGVTAVQDFNLEIGDKEFIIFVGPSGCGKSTTLRMIAGLEEITEGELYIGEKLVNDVEPKDRDIAMVFQNYALYPHMTVYDNMAFGLKLRKTPKAEIQKRVTEAARILDIEHLLDRKPKALSGGQRQRVAMGRAIVREPKVFLMDEPLSNLDAKLRVQMRLEISKLHQRLQTTIIYVTHDQVEAMTLGTRIVVMKDGIIQQVDTPTNLYERPKNLFVAGFIGSPQMNFIDCKVAKNGTGVDLLFESNKITLSDVKAKKLIDGGYIGKEVVMGIRPQDIHDSQIFLESSPKSIVMADVNVTEMLGSETFLYVVVDGYDMTARVDPRSKAKPGDKIELAIDLNRIHVFCKETEKTITN from the coding sequence ATGGCAAGCTTATCATTAAAAAATATTAAAAAAGTATATGGTCAAGGAGTAACAGCTGTACAAGATTTCAATCTTGAAATTGGTGACAAAGAATTCATCATCTTTGTTGGTCCATCAGGTTGTGGTAAATCTACAACACTTCGTATGATTGCTGGACTAGAAGAGATCACAGAAGGTGAATTATACATTGGTGAAAAATTAGTTAACGATGTTGAACCAAAAGACAGAGATATTGCAATGGTTTTCCAAAACTATGCGTTATATCCTCATATGACTGTATATGATAATATGGCGTTCGGATTAAAACTTAGAAAAACTCCAAAAGCAGAAATTCAAAAAAGAGTTACAGAAGCTGCTAGGATATTAGATATAGAACATTTATTAGATCGTAAACCAAAAGCTTTATCAGGTGGTCAAAGACAACGTGTTGCTATGGGTCGTGCTATTGTTCGTGAACCAAAAGTATTCTTAATGGATGAGCCTCTTTCAAACTTGGATGCGAAACTTAGAGTTCAAATGAGACTTGAAATTTCTAAACTACATCAAAGACTACAAACAACAATCATATACGTAACTCATGACCAAGTAGAGGCTATGACATTAGGTACTCGTATTGTTGTTATGAAAGATGGAATTATCCAACAAGTAGATACTCCAACTAACTTATATGAAAGACCAAAGAATTTATTTGTAGCTGGATTCATTGGATCACCACAAATGAACTTCATTGATTGTAAAGTAGCTAAAAATGGTACTGGTGTTGATTTATTATTTGAATCAAACAAAATCACTTTATCAGATGTTAAAGCTAAAAAATTAATTGATGGTGGATATATTGGAAAAGAAGTTGTTATGGGTATTCGTCCACAAGATATTCATGATAGCCAAATTTTCTTAGAGTCATCACCAAAGAGTATTGTTATGGCTGATGTTAATGTTACTGAAATGTTGGGTTCTGAAACATTCTTATATGTTGTTGTTGATGGTTATGATATGACAGCACGTGTAGATCCAAGATCAAAAGCTAAACCAGGTGACAAAATAGAGTTAGCTATTGATTTAAATAGAATTCATGTATTCTGTAAAGAAACAGAAAAAACTATTACTAACTAA
- a CDS encoding YitT family protein, with protein sequence MELTSKRKPIIDYFIIIVGVTLLAIALNMFFIPLDLVTGGVTGLAIIVKKLTENIVPGGVEPWITNIVINIPLFLTAVIIKGKNFGGRSLFATMFLSLALIYTAYLPPATNDMLLGSVFGGVVSGAGLGLVFSAFSTTGGTDLAATILQHYIKHISVAQLMLMLDALIIVGGYFIFGIEKAMYALVAVFITAKIVDAFLEGIHFSKAALIISDHNEEISTEIMKRLDRGATGLQGSGKFSKKNKEILLCVVSKKEIVKLKEIVREFDKSAFVIVGDVKEVLGEGFIEYK encoded by the coding sequence ATGGAATTAACAAGTAAGCGAAAACCTATTATTGATTATTTTATCATAATTGTAGGAGTGACTTTATTAGCAATTGCGCTAAACATGTTTTTTATCCCTCTTGACCTCGTTACAGGGGGAGTTACCGGTTTGGCGATAATAGTCAAGAAGTTAACTGAGAATATTGTTCCTGGTGGAGTAGAACCATGGATAACTAATATTGTCATTAATATTCCATTGTTTTTAACAGCTGTAATCATAAAAGGTAAAAATTTCGGTGGAAGAAGTTTATTTGCAACTATGTTTCTATCGTTAGCCTTAATATATACAGCTTATTTACCTCCTGCTACCAATGATATGTTACTGGGAAGTGTATTTGGTGGAGTTGTTTCTGGTGCTGGTCTAGGGTTAGTTTTTTCAGCTTTTTCAACTACTGGAGGTACTGATTTGGCAGCCACCATACTACAACATTATATTAAGCACATTTCTGTAGCACAATTGATGTTGATGCTAGATGCATTAATAATCGTGGGTGGCTATTTCATATTTGGTATTGAGAAAGCTATGTATGCCTTGGTTGCAGTATTTATTACAGCAAAAATAGTTGATGCATTCCTAGAAGGTATTCACTTTTCCAAAGCTGCATTAATTATATCTGATCATAACGAAGAAATATCAACTGAAATCATGAAGCGACTAGATAGAGGAGCAACAGGATTACAAGGAAGTGGCAAATTTTCTAAGAAGAACAAAGAAATACTTTTATGTGTGGTATCTAAAAAAGAAATTGTCAAGTTAAAAGAAATTGTTAGAGAATTTGATAAATCTGCATTTGTAATAGTTGGTGATGTAAAAGAAGTACTTGGCGAAGGTTTTATAGAATATAAGTAG
- a CDS encoding S41 family peptidase, whose product MTEKRKFMHGLVIGMAIILVIDVIYFSGKKLIQNFEHEKGYQVIKSGYHSREEKLHDILSYVDDRYYFENDYAEDDLYEGVYQGFLGELRDPYTVYYTKKEYEEFQVDTSATYEGIGSIVTYQKDTQQLMILSPFIGSPAEKAGLLPGDIIRKVDNESIQGLKMEDVVANMIRGKRGTKVTLSIYRASDNSNIDIEITRDVITVPTVSHEMLEDNIGYIRVTGFEEVTYDQFKEALDDLNLKGQEGLIIDLRNNPGGLLNIVIEMADELLPEGLIVYTEDKEGYREQASSDDLRKFTKPLVVLVNENSASASEILSGAIKDSGIGTIVGTTTFGKGLVQRVFPLEDGSAIKVTIAKYYTPNGNYIHGKGIEPDVEIDIPEELKKKLVIEREQDTQFNKAVEVMKEKITKEK is encoded by the coding sequence ATGACTGAAAAAAGAAAATTCATGCATGGATTAGTCATTGGTATGGCTATTATCCTTGTAATAGACGTAATATATTTTAGTGGAAAAAAATTAATTCAAAACTTTGAACATGAAAAAGGTTATCAAGTTATAAAATCGGGATACCATAGCCGAGAGGAAAAATTACATGATATTCTTTCTTACGTTGATGATAGATATTATTTTGAAAATGATTATGCAGAAGATGATTTATATGAAGGGGTTTATCAAGGATTTTTGGGTGAATTAAGAGATCCATATACTGTATATTATACAAAAAAAGAATATGAAGAGTTTCAAGTAGATACGTCAGCAACTTATGAAGGAATCGGTTCAATAGTAACGTATCAAAAAGATACACAACAATTAATGATACTATCACCATTTATTGGTTCACCAGCAGAGAAAGCAGGCTTACTTCCAGGAGACATTATAAGAAAAGTAGATAATGAAAGCATACAAGGCCTTAAAATGGAAGATGTAGTTGCTAATATGATTAGAGGGAAAAGAGGTACAAAAGTAACATTAAGCATTTATAGGGCATCAGATAATTCAAATATAGATATAGAAATAACGAGAGATGTTATTACTGTACCTACTGTATCACATGAAATGTTAGAAGATAATATAGGTTATATACGTGTTACTGGTTTTGAAGAAGTAACATATGACCAATTTAAAGAAGCTCTTGATGACCTCAACCTTAAAGGACAAGAAGGATTGATTATCGATCTTAGAAATAATCCTGGAGGACTTTTGAATATAGTAATAGAAATGGCTGATGAGTTATTACCAGAAGGCTTGATTGTCTATACAGAAGATAAAGAAGGATATAGAGAACAAGCATCTTCTGATGATCTTAGAAAATTTACTAAACCACTAGTTGTCTTAGTTAATGAGAATAGTGCTAGTGCATCTGAGATATTATCAGGTGCTATAAAAGATAGTGGTATAGGTACAATTGTTGGAACAACTACATTTGGTAAAGGATTAGTTCAAAGGGTATTCCCACTAGAAGATGGTTCAGCTATTAAAGTAACAATTGCCAAATATTATACACCTAATGGTAATTATATTCATGGTAAGGGAATAGAACCTGACGTGGAAATAGATATTCCAGAAGAATTGAAGAAGAAGTTGGTAATTGAAAGGGAACAAGATACACAATTTAATAAAGCAGTTGAAGTTATGAAAGAAAAAATAACAAAAGAAAAATAA
- a CDS encoding PucR family transcriptional regulator yields the protein MISNQIIQNTIEGLKTITRIDISVIDPDGKILATTEEGRLEEYNFAVPDFVRSQADSQLVLGYHFFKVYDDHNVEYVVSAKGEAEDVYKIGKIASFQIQNLLVAYKERFDKDNFIKNLLLDNLLLVDIYNRAKKLHIETDVRRVTYLVETKFEKDNNALEIVRSIFPLKTKDFITAVDEKNIIIVKELEENDTNEDINKIAKVILDTLNTEAMSSVYVSMGTVVNDIKDVSRSYKEAKMALEVGKIFYQDKYIIGYNNLGIGRIIYQLPLPLCQMFIKEIFHGKSPDDFDKETITTINKFFENSLNVSETSRQLYIHRNTLVYRLDKLQKNTGLDLRIFEDAITFKIALMVVKYMKFISESEY from the coding sequence ATGATATCAAACCAAATTATTCAAAACACCATTGAAGGACTTAAAACAATAACACGTATTGATATAAGTGTTATAGATCCAGATGGGAAAATATTAGCAACAACTGAAGAAGGAAGATTAGAGGAATACAATTTTGCAGTACCGGATTTTGTGAGATCTCAAGCAGACAGTCAATTAGTTTTAGGTTATCATTTTTTTAAAGTTTATGATGATCATAATGTAGAGTATGTAGTTTCAGCAAAAGGAGAAGCAGAGGATGTATATAAAATAGGGAAGATTGCGTCTTTCCAAATTCAAAATCTTTTAGTAGCTTACAAAGAAAGATTTGATAAAGATAATTTTATCAAGAATCTATTGCTTGATAATCTACTACTAGTAGATATATACAACAGGGCGAAGAAACTTCATATTGAAACAGATGTTAGAAGAGTGACTTACTTAGTAGAAACTAAATTCGAAAAGGATAACAATGCCCTAGAAATAGTTAGAAGTATATTCCCTCTAAAAACTAAAGATTTTATTACTGCTGTAGATGAGAAAAATATTATTATCGTAAAAGAATTAGAAGAAAACGATACGAATGAAGATATAAACAAGATTGCCAAAGTAATACTTGATACATTGAATACAGAAGCTATGAGTAGTGTCTATGTATCTATGGGTACAGTAGTAAATGATATAAAAGATGTATCACGTTCTTACAAAGAAGCTAAAATGGCATTAGAAGTGGGTAAAATATTCTATCAGGATAAGTATATTATTGGTTATAACAACTTGGGTATTGGAAGGATTATCTACCAATTACCTTTACCTCTTTGTCAGATGTTTATAAAAGAAATATTCCATGGTAAATCACCTGATGATTTTGATAAAGAAACTATTACTACAATTAACAAATTCTTTGAAAATAGTTTAAATGTATCAGAAACATCAAGACAACTATATATTCACAGGAATACACTAGTTTACAGATTAGATAAATTACAGAAAAATACTGGCTTGGATTTACGTATATTCGAAGATGCTATTACATTCAAAATAGCTTTAATGGTTGTTAAGTATATGAAATTCATTAGTGAATCAGAATATTAA
- a CDS encoding PDZ domain-containing protein: MNPLLEIIHITLLSISRALFNFSFILVIWILYILIKKYKSVNIYNFDNSKTVINALVESILQGIIIGIIGSLIIAVIGLPINLTYYLIFLLPLALILSLINIRYLCFSYAASVMGVLSLIFRGQIIFGITLPNININISGLLALVGILHLMEGILIFFVGADDPIPIIAKKDGKIVLGHLMQKYWPLPIAMLVLSKGGISGSEIVQMPDWWPLLKDIPKDVITYFYGLVPFVGALGYSSITYCEEPKKRSKKTAVRLMIYSILLIILSIYSVGSLFLQIVGTILMAGIHEGMILYEQYIESKKEPIYTIPKKGVRIMGITPEGAASQMGMQIGDIITKINGINVLNTRQFRAILKNSFTFLWIEVLHINGDMETYEFKAYPDGITDLKVRLMPENPRIIYRHESVQKIGLFHIIKNKLRK, encoded by the coding sequence ATGAATCCATTGTTAGAAATAATCCATATTACTTTATTATCTATTTCAAGAGCTTTGTTCAATTTTTCATTCATATTAGTAATATGGATATTGTATATATTGATTAAAAAATATAAAAGTGTTAACATATATAATTTTGATAATTCCAAAACCGTTATAAATGCACTTGTGGAATCAATTCTTCAGGGAATAATTATTGGGATAATTGGTAGTCTGATAATAGCAGTTATCGGGCTTCCAATTAATTTAACTTATTATCTGATATTTTTATTACCTCTTGCTCTGATATTATCATTAATAAATATAAGATATTTATGTTTTTCATATGCAGCATCTGTTATGGGAGTTCTTTCATTAATATTCAGAGGGCAGATAATATTTGGAATAACACTTCCTAATATTAATATAAATATTAGTGGATTATTAGCTTTGGTAGGTATCTTACATCTAATGGAAGGCATATTGATTTTTTTTGTTGGAGCTGATGACCCTATTCCAATAATTGCTAAGAAAGACGGAAAGATTGTATTAGGTCATCTCATGCAGAAATATTGGCCTTTACCCATAGCAATGCTTGTTTTGTCAAAAGGGGGAATATCAGGTTCAGAAATTGTTCAGATGCCTGATTGGTGGCCGTTATTGAAAGATATACCAAAAGATGTCATTACATATTTTTATGGATTAGTACCTTTTGTTGGAGCTTTGGGTTATAGTAGTATTACATATTGTGAAGAACCAAAAAAAAGGAGTAAAAAGACAGCAGTAAGATTGATGATTTACAGTATACTGCTGATAATATTATCAATTTATTCAGTGGGTAGTCTATTCCTACAAATAGTGGGTACGATACTTATGGCAGGTATACATGAAGGTATGATTCTATATGAGCAATATATAGAAAGTAAAAAAGAACCTATTTATACCATACCTAAAAAAGGTGTAAGGATAATGGGCATTACTCCAGAAGGTGCTGCATCACAAATGGGTATGCAAATAGGAGATATAATAACTAAAATCAATGGTATCAATGTACTTAACACCCGTCAATTCAGAGCAATTTTGAAAAATAGCTTTACATTCCTATGGATAGAAGTGCTACATATAAATGGTGATATGGAAACTTATGAATTTAAAGCATATCCAGATGGTATTACCGATCTGAAAGTAAGGTTGATGCCAGAGAATCCAAGAATAATATATAGACATGAAAGTGTGCAGAAAATAGGATTGTTCCATATAATAAAAAATAAATTAAGAAAATGA
- a CDS encoding murein hydrolase activator EnvC family protein: MKRVIKNCVIILLLFMVPTTIFASSYQQQLKDLEQQQKDNKSEINKSEEIIKSLDKEIQEIVRRVQQLDIQIDEYNNKIGELQQQQNDKEKQIEVINQELEVAKQKEEKYFNTTKERIKVMYEQGDSAYAEVLLGSKDLSDFLTRVEYVNALVEYDTNMIEELQLIRDDIEDKEIQLEEDKEQIVALKKENTLQQKSLKDIQSTKEKEMLILGENKSVAQSELNAKEKELAKIEKSIDSIKSKLVYAGGKMTWPTSNHYITCPFGNRIHPVTKKPSYHTGIDIGVGMGTSVKAASSGEVTYAGYSSVWGKYIYVDHGSGYVSIYAHNSKLLVKKGDKVKGGQTISKSGNTGLSTGPHLHFGIRKNGKWIPPLTMLK; encoded by the coding sequence ATGAAAAGAGTAATTAAAAACTGTGTTATCATATTACTTTTGTTTATGGTTCCAACAACAATTTTTGCTTCTTCCTATCAGCAACAATTGAAGGACCTGGAACAACAGCAAAAAGATAATAAAAGTGAGATCAATAAGTCAGAAGAGATTATTAAGAGTCTTGATAAGGAGATTCAAGAAATTGTACGTAGGGTTCAACAATTAGATATCCAGATAGATGAATATAATAATAAGATAGGAGAATTGCAACAACAACAAAATGATAAAGAAAAACAAATAGAAGTTATTAATCAAGAGTTGGAGGTTGCGAAACAAAAAGAAGAAAAATATTTCAATACTACAAAAGAACGTATTAAAGTCATGTACGAGCAGGGTGATTCAGCTTATGCGGAAGTGCTTCTAGGTTCAAAAGACTTAAGTGACTTTCTTACTAGAGTAGAATACGTTAATGCATTGGTTGAGTATGATACCAATATGATAGAAGAATTACAACTAATTAGAGATGATATAGAAGACAAAGAGATACAACTTGAAGAAGACAAAGAACAGATAGTAGCACTAAAAAAAGAAAATACTCTTCAACAGAAGTCACTTAAGGATATCCAGTCTACTAAAGAAAAAGAAATGTTAATATTGGGAGAGAATAAAAGTGTAGCACAATCTGAATTGAATGCTAAAGAGAAAGAACTTGCTAAAATAGAAAAATCTATTGACAGTATTAAAAGTAAATTAGTATATGCTGGTGGAAAAATGACATGGCCAACATCTAATCATTATATAACATGTCCTTTCGGCAATAGGATACATCCAGTTACTAAGAAGCCTTCATATCATACAGGGATAGATATAGGTGTTGGTATGGGTACATCTGTGAAGGCAGCTAGTAGCGGCGAAGTTACATATGCAGGTTACAGTAGTGTATGGGGAAAATACATTTATGTTGACCATGGAAGTGGATATGTTAGTATATACGCACATAACTCAAAACTCCTTGTCAAAAAAGGAGATAAAGTAAAAGGTGGACAAACTATTTCTAAATCAGGTAATACAGGATTATCAACAGGCCCTCACTTACATTTCGGTATAAGAAAAAATGGGAAGTGGATACCTCCACTAACTATGCTTAAATAA
- the ftsE gene encoding cell division ATP-binding protein FtsE gives MIRLENITKIYPNGVCALNNVSLGIEKGEFVFIVGNSGSGKTTLIKLLMKELESTEGKLFIDDKDITRLKRRYVSTLRRNIGVVFQDFRLLDKMTVYDNVAFALKVTEASSKKIRRSVPMVLSMVGLSKKAKMYPTEISGGEKQRTALARAIVNNPPILIADEPTGNLDPNNSWEIMKLLTEINMRGTTVVVVTHDKEMVNAMKKRVITLNNGCIVRDVQRGDYGDEA, from the coding sequence TTGATACGTCTTGAAAACATTACAAAGATATATCCCAATGGGGTATGCGCTTTGAATAATGTGTCATTGGGAATAGAAAAAGGAGAATTCGTTTTTATAGTTGGCAATAGTGGTTCTGGTAAAACGACATTAATAAAATTATTAATGAAAGAACTAGAGTCCACTGAAGGAAAATTATTTATAGATGATAAAGATATAACTAGATTAAAAAGACGTTATGTTTCTACACTTAGAAGAAACATAGGAGTTGTATTCCAAGATTTTAGACTACTTGATAAAATGACAGTATATGACAATGTTGCTTTTGCGTTAAAGGTTACAGAAGCATCAAGTAAAAAAATAAGAAGAAGTGTACCTATGGTATTATCTATGGTAGGTCTATCAAAAAAAGCGAAAATGTACCCCACAGAAATATCGGGAGGAGAAAAGCAAAGGACAGCATTAGCTAGAGCAATTGTAAATAATCCACCTATTTTGATAGCAGATGAACCAACTGGTAATCTAGATCCTAATAATTCATGGGAAATAATGAAATTACTTACAGAAATTAATATGAGGGGAACTACGGTAGTTGTTGTTACTCACGATAAAGAAATGGTTAATGCAATGAAGAAGAGAGTTATAACCCTTAATAATGGATGTATTGTAAGAGATGTGCAAAGGGGAGATTACGGGGATGAAGCTTAG
- the ftsX gene encoding permease-like cell division protein FtsX — protein sequence MKLRTVDYCFKQGVINLFKNRLMSIASIGTIAACLFIVGIFYIVAANVGYTLQEAESNLGIAVFLKEDITDAEIKNIEAMVSKREEVKSIEYISPEQAWNDLKDTVYKDNKNLLVGFDGENNPLKDSDNFQVKINDIEKQEALVQYIQTLKGVRFVKQEKDITEVIKGFNNFINYMSIVLIIILIFISVFLISNTVRIAISVRKNEINIMKYLGAKDFFIKFPFIIEGMLIGAVGAIIPLAIIYFLYDYVISKINVKFIVINQFLSFMDVGQIYSILIPLSLVIGIGIGIVGSRITIRKHLRV from the coding sequence ATGAAGCTTAGAACAGTAGATTATTGTTTTAAACAAGGAGTTATTAATTTATTTAAAAATAGGTTAATGTCCATTGCTTCTATTGGTACAATCGCAGCTTGTTTGTTTATAGTAGGTATTTTTTATATTGTTGCAGCTAATGTTGGATACACACTTCAAGAAGCAGAAAGTAATCTAGGAATTGCTGTTTTTCTAAAAGAAGACATCACTGATGCTGAAATAAAAAATATTGAAGCTATGGTAAGTAAAAGAGAAGAAGTAAAATCAATTGAGTACATATCACCAGAACAAGCGTGGAATGACTTGAAGGATACTGTATATAAAGACAATAAAAATCTCCTTGTAGGATTTGATGGGGAGAATAATCCGCTTAAGGATTCAGATAACTTCCAGGTGAAAATCAATGATATAGAAAAGCAGGAAGCATTAGTACAATACATACAAACATTAAAAGGTGTTAGATTCGTTAAACAAGAAAAAGATATCACTGAAGTTATAAAAGGATTTAATAATTTCATAAATTATATGAGTATAGTTCTAATAATAATACTAATATTTATATCTGTTTTCTTAATATCCAACACTGTAAGGATAGCTATATCAGTTAGAAAAAATGAAATCAATATAATGAAATATCTGGGAGCGAAAGATTTTTTCATTAAATTTCCTTTTATCATAGAAGGAATGTTGATAGGAGCTGTTGGGGCAATAATTCCACTAGCTATAATATATTTCTTATATGATTATGTGATTAGTAAGATTAATGTCAAATTTATAGTTATTAATCAATTTTTATCGTTCATGGATGTAGGACAGATATATTCTATATTGATACCTTTATCCTTGGTGATTGGAATTGGAATAGGCATCGTAGGAAGCAGAATTACTATAAGAAAACATTTAAGAGTATAG